In the genome of Leucobacter luti, one region contains:
- a CDS encoding 4-hydroxy-3-methylbut-2-enyl diphosphate reductase, whose product MPRMRRQAGRLKATQVDGAKQVLLAAPRGYCAGVDRAVVAVEKALDRFGAPVYVRKQIVHNVHVVKTLEKMGAIFVEEVDEVPEGANVVFSAHGVSPAVVQAADDRGLHAIDATCPLVTKVHREAVRFAKQDMEILLIGHTGHEEVEGTAGEAPDHITIVNSPDDVDSLEVKDPEKLIWLSQTTLSVDETMETVRRLRERFPKLQDPPSDDICYATQNRQVAIKKIAPEADLVLVVGSTNSSNSVRLVEVALEYGAKAAYLVDFAEEVKQEWLEGVRTVGISSGASVPEVLVQELLDDLGEAGYGDVRAVVTAEEDLVFSLPKELRQDAEGKRDARALGGRVR is encoded by the coding sequence ATGCCCCGCATGCGGCGCCAGGCCGGCCGCCTGAAAGCCACGCAGGTTGACGGCGCCAAACAGGTGCTGCTCGCTGCCCCGCGCGGGTACTGCGCCGGTGTGGATCGCGCGGTCGTGGCGGTTGAAAAGGCGCTGGATCGCTTTGGTGCTCCGGTCTACGTGCGCAAGCAGATCGTGCACAACGTCCACGTCGTGAAGACGCTGGAGAAGATGGGCGCGATTTTTGTTGAGGAGGTCGACGAAGTGCCGGAGGGCGCGAACGTCGTCTTCTCCGCGCACGGAGTCTCTCCCGCGGTGGTGCAGGCAGCTGACGATCGTGGACTGCACGCCATTGACGCGACCTGCCCGCTCGTGACCAAAGTGCACCGCGAGGCCGTGCGCTTCGCGAAGCAGGACATGGAAATCCTGCTGATCGGGCACACCGGGCACGAAGAGGTCGAGGGTACTGCTGGCGAGGCACCGGATCACATCACGATCGTGAACTCGCCTGACGACGTCGACTCGCTTGAAGTGAAGGATCCCGAAAAGCTGATCTGGCTGTCGCAGACCACGCTCTCAGTTGACGAGACGATGGAGACGGTGCGGCGGCTGCGTGAGCGGTTCCCGAAGCTGCAGGATCCGCCCAGCGATGATATTTGCTACGCCACGCAGAACCGCCAGGTGGCGATTAAGAAGATCGCGCCAGAAGCCGATCTCGTGCTCGTGGTCGGGTCAACAAACTCCTCGAACTCGGTGCGCCTCGTTGAGGTGGCGCTCGAGTACGGTGCGAAGGCGGCCTACCTTGTGGACTTTGCCGAAGAGGTGAAGCAGGAATGGCTTGAGGGAGTGCGCACTGTTGGCATCTCCAGCGGAGCTTCGGTGCCTGAGGTGCTCGTGCAGGAGCTGCTCGACGACCTGGGCGAGGCTGGCTACGGCGACGTGCGCGCCGTCGTCACCGCCGAAGAAGACCTGGTGTTCTCGCTGCCGAAGGAACTGCGCCAGGACGCCGAGGGCAAGCGCGACGCTCGCGCACTCGGCGGCCGCGTGCGCTAG
- a CDS encoding DUF6264 family protein, whose amino-acid sequence MAEQPTDPTQEGAAPSAPSAQSSSPAQPAPRPAQPAYGEYAPEGWSWKPEGAADDPASNQTTGQSTAPAAPHAAAAPPAGVPHNLGAPARPAAEQQAAGAPYRAAAPQAPAQPQTPAQPQNLGSQGSGQLPPAYRVPGPKGPRIGDRVVTILLLALGAFGALNIASSFFNLEAQIRLTGTMIGVDSPQLASWVGPLGIISGLVVLLLFALTLIFSIQRMRANKLTFWVPLVAGVVAVIILMIVPMIAMSGAPDIMQQLESDPTGSLDKMMDYLTQLQQP is encoded by the coding sequence ATGGCAGAACAGCCGACAGATCCCACGCAGGAGGGTGCAGCACCGTCAGCGCCCTCTGCGCAGTCGAGCTCCCCGGCGCAACCAGCGCCGCGCCCCGCTCAGCCCGCCTACGGTGAGTACGCTCCTGAGGGATGGAGTTGGAAGCCGGAGGGCGCAGCCGACGATCCGGCATCGAACCAGACCACGGGCCAGAGCACGGCCCCCGCAGCACCGCACGCTGCCGCAGCACCGCCGGCTGGCGTGCCGCACAACCTCGGGGCACCGGCTCGACCCGCCGCGGAGCAACAGGCTGCTGGCGCACCGTACCGCGCAGCAGCACCACAGGCACCGGCGCAGCCGCAGACCCCGGCACAGCCGCAGAACCTGGGCTCGCAGGGCTCCGGCCAGCTGCCACCTGCGTACCGCGTTCCCGGCCCCAAGGGCCCGCGCATCGGCGACCGCGTTGTCACGATCCTGCTGCTCGCGCTCGGTGCGTTTGGCGCACTCAATATTGCGTCGTCGTTCTTCAACCTCGAAGCGCAGATCCGCCTCACCGGCACCATGATCGGTGTGGATTCGCCGCAGCTTGCGAGCTGGGTCGGCCCCCTCGGCATCATCAGCGGCCTCGTCGTACTCTTACTGTTCGCTCTCACGCTAATCTTCTCGATTCAGCGGATGCGCGCCAACAAGCTCACGTTCTGGGTGCCTTTGGTCGCCGGCGTCGTCGCGGTCATCATCCTCATGATTGTCCCGATGATCGCCATGAGCGGTGCCCCTGACATCATGCAGCAGCTTGAAAGCGATCCAACCGGATCGCTCGACAAGATGATGGACTACCTCACGCAGCTCCAGCAGCCGTAG
- the fbaA gene encoding class II fructose-bisphosphate aldolase produces MPVASPEQYAAMLDAAKSGGFAFPAVNVSSSQTLNAALQGFAEAGSDGILQVSFGGADHFAGHTVQNRAGGAIAFAKFAEEVAKAYDITVALHTDHCPKQHLENFVLPLVAASEERVKQGGQPYFQSHMWDGSAVPLAENLDIARELLPRLAAINVILEVEIGVVGGEEDGITHEINDQLYTTLDDAVATVEALGLGEQGRYLTALTFGNVHGVYKPGGVKLRPELLAEIQSGLQAKYGTAAKPLDLVFHGGSGSSSEEIAEAVRNGVIKMNIDTDTQYAFTRPLADFILTNYEGVLKIDGEVGNKKMYDPRAYGRVAESGMASRIALAAEQLGSAGKSVSK; encoded by the coding sequence ATGCCCGTCGCTAGCCCGGAACAGTACGCCGCAATGCTCGACGCCGCCAAGTCGGGGGGATTCGCATTCCCAGCCGTCAACGTGTCGAGCTCGCAGACCCTCAACGCAGCCCTGCAGGGCTTCGCCGAGGCAGGCTCCGACGGCATTCTCCAGGTCAGCTTCGGCGGTGCAGATCACTTCGCCGGCCACACCGTGCAGAACCGCGCGGGCGGCGCTATCGCCTTCGCGAAGTTCGCAGAAGAGGTCGCAAAGGCCTACGACATCACCGTCGCGCTCCACACTGACCACTGCCCGAAGCAGCACCTCGAAAACTTCGTGCTACCGCTCGTCGCCGCGAGCGAGGAGCGCGTCAAGCAGGGCGGGCAGCCGTATTTCCAGTCGCATATGTGGGATGGCTCGGCTGTGCCGCTCGCGGAGAACCTCGACATCGCGCGCGAGCTCCTCCCCCGCCTCGCAGCGATCAACGTCATCCTTGAGGTCGAGATCGGCGTCGTTGGCGGCGAAGAGGACGGCATCACACACGAGATCAATGACCAGCTCTACACCACCTTGGACGACGCGGTCGCAACGGTTGAGGCGCTCGGCCTCGGCGAGCAGGGCCGATACCTCACCGCACTCACCTTCGGCAACGTGCACGGCGTGTACAAGCCGGGCGGCGTGAAGCTTCGCCCCGAACTCCTCGCTGAGATCCAGTCCGGGCTGCAGGCAAAGTACGGCACGGCCGCGAAGCCGCTCGACCTCGTGTTCCATGGCGGATCCGGCTCCTCGTCCGAGGAGATCGCCGAGGCGGTGCGCAACGGTGTCATCAAGATGAACATTGATACGGATACGCAGTACGCGTTTACGCGCCCGCTCGCCGACTTCATCCTCACCAACTACGAGGGTGTGCTGAAGATCGACGGCGAAGTCGGCAACAAGAAGATGTACGACCCGCGCGCATACGGCCGGGTCGCAGAGAGCGGCATGGCTTCTCGCATCGCCCTCGCCGCAGAACAGCTCGGCTCAGCCGGCAAGTCAGTGAGTAAGTAA
- the glpX gene encoding class II fructose-bisphosphatase, which produces MTEPVSLGEWQPDRNLAMELVRATEAAAMRATPWIGRGDKNAADGAAVDAMRRFLSTVNMTGTVVIGEGEKDDAPWLYNGEVVGNGEGAECDVAVDPIDGTRLTAEGRPGALSVIAVADRGSMYDPSAVFYMDKLVCGPEGVGVVDINRPIGENIRALARAKKVDVSDIRVAVLDRPRHEQLITDIREAGAGTRLLMDGDVAGGVNAARWDSRIDMCVGIGGTPEGIITACAVKALGGVIQGKLWPKDDEERERALAAGHDLDRVLEANDLVASDNCYFVATGITDAEFIDGVQRRGPFVRAESIVMRSHSGTIRHIISDMDPSRWD; this is translated from the coding sequence ATGACTGAACCTGTATCGCTTGGCGAATGGCAGCCCGACCGTAACCTCGCGATGGAGCTCGTTCGAGCAACCGAGGCCGCAGCAATGCGCGCGACGCCATGGATCGGCCGTGGCGACAAGAACGCCGCTGACGGCGCGGCAGTTGACGCAATGCGTCGCTTCCTCTCCACGGTGAACATGACGGGCACTGTCGTGATCGGCGAGGGCGAGAAGGATGACGCTCCGTGGCTGTACAACGGTGAGGTCGTGGGCAATGGCGAGGGCGCTGAGTGCGACGTTGCCGTTGACCCGATCGACGGCACGCGCCTCACGGCCGAGGGCCGCCCCGGTGCGCTCTCCGTGATCGCAGTGGCTGATCGCGGCAGCATGTATGACCCCTCCGCGGTGTTCTACATGGACAAGCTCGTGTGCGGCCCCGAAGGTGTTGGCGTGGTCGACATTAACCGGCCCATCGGCGAGAACATCCGCGCGCTGGCCCGTGCCAAGAAGGTTGACGTTTCTGACATCCGCGTTGCGGTGCTGGATCGTCCCCGCCACGAGCAGCTCATCACCGATATTCGCGAGGCCGGTGCAGGCACCCGACTCCTGATGGACGGCGACGTTGCCGGTGGCGTGAACGCTGCGCGCTGGGATTCTCGCATCGACATGTGCGTCGGCATCGGCGGCACCCCCGAGGGCATCATCACCGCCTGTGCGGTGAAGGCGCTCGGAGGTGTGATCCAGGGCAAGCTGTGGCCGAAGGATGACGAGGAGCGCGAGCGCGCCCTCGCCGCCGGGCACGATCTCGATCGCGTGCTCGAGGCGAATGACCTCGTTGCGAGCGACAACTGCTATTTCGTGGCGACCGGCATCACCGATGCCGAGTTCATCGACGGCGTACAGCGCCGCGGACCGTTCGTGCGCGCTGAGAGCATCGTGATGCGCTCGCACTCCGGCACGATCCGCCACATCATTAGCGACATGGACCCGAGCCGCTGGGACTAA
- the rmuC gene encoding DNA recombination protein RmuC, which produces MTTITLALLLILVAVLAGGVGATLGATLRGRSAARTLAATAEEYAADRERDFALATQRARLDAEAGARLLREELAAAETRAMGLEERLRDAHLNARERSDLDREEQRVLQQLAPLRDSLGKLEQTVAALEQQRATQHGELTQQLRQAALAEDKLRGTAESLAAALRSNNTRGLWGETQLRRIIEAAGMIEHVDFEVQQQLTSDRGVLRPDVVIHLPGGKAIAIDAKVPFDAYLEAQHLAAGRGSGGEGDAADPNSAAGEARRTALLAQHSRALREHIVALSKRDYASALPDSPEFVIAFLPSESLLSSALDTDPLLLEYAFERRVALASPVSLWAILKSVAHSWRQDSLTAEARTLFDLSRELHSRIGRSATHLDKLGRTLSRGVQDYNAYVGSFERHVLPTARKISALNGEQIGPDPVQLDVAVRPLIAPELRPASDQDPDDAK; this is translated from the coding sequence ATGACCACGATCACTCTCGCGTTGCTGCTCATTCTCGTCGCGGTGCTCGCCGGTGGCGTTGGCGCGACACTCGGTGCGACACTGCGCGGTCGCTCCGCTGCCCGCACACTCGCCGCGACGGCTGAGGAGTACGCTGCGGATCGCGAGCGCGACTTCGCACTCGCCACTCAGCGCGCGAGGCTTGATGCGGAGGCCGGGGCACGGCTGCTGCGCGAAGAGCTCGCCGCTGCTGAGACGCGAGCGATGGGGCTTGAGGAACGGCTCCGCGATGCGCATCTCAACGCGCGCGAACGCTCGGACCTCGACCGAGAAGAACAGCGTGTGTTGCAGCAGCTCGCGCCGCTGCGCGACAGCCTCGGCAAGCTCGAGCAGACCGTGGCGGCATTGGAACAGCAACGCGCCACCCAACATGGCGAGCTCACGCAGCAATTGCGGCAGGCAGCGCTCGCTGAAGACAAACTCCGCGGCACGGCAGAGAGCTTGGCGGCAGCGCTGCGCTCGAACAACACGCGCGGGCTCTGGGGCGAGACACAGCTGCGCCGCATCATCGAGGCGGCCGGGATGATCGAGCACGTCGATTTCGAGGTGCAGCAGCAGCTCACGAGCGATCGCGGCGTGCTGCGCCCGGATGTCGTCATTCACCTCCCCGGCGGCAAGGCCATCGCGATTGATGCGAAGGTGCCGTTTGATGCCTACCTCGAAGCACAGCATCTCGCAGCGGGCCGCGGCTCGGGTGGGGAGGGCGACGCGGCTGACCCCAACTCCGCCGCTGGCGAGGCACGCCGCACGGCGCTCCTCGCCCAGCACTCCCGCGCACTACGGGAGCACATCGTGGCGCTCAGCAAACGCGACTACGCGAGTGCGCTCCCGGACTCCCCCGAGTTCGTGATCGCATTCCTCCCGAGCGAGTCGCTGCTGTCGAGCGCGCTCGACACTGACCCGCTCTTGCTCGAGTACGCATTCGAGCGTCGCGTCGCGCTCGCCTCACCCGTCAGCCTGTGGGCGATCCTGAAGTCCGTGGCACACAGCTGGCGCCAGGATTCGCTCACCGCAGAGGCCCGCACGCTGTTCGACCTCAGCCGTGAGCTGCACAGCCGGATCGGCCGCAGTGCGACGCATCTTGACAAGCTCGGCCGCACACTGTCGCGCGGAGTGCAAGATTACAACGCCTACGTCGGCTCCTTCGAGCGTCACGTGCTGCCCACCGCGCGCAAGATCAGTGCGCTCAACGGCGAGCAGATCGGGCCAGACCCCGTGCAGCTCGACGTCGCGGTGCGCCCGCTCATCGCCCCGGAGCTCCGCCCCGCCAGCGACCAAGACCCGGACGACGCCAAGTAG
- a CDS encoding exonuclease domain-containing protein: MSVDFTAIDFETANNHPSSACSVGMVRIRDGKVVEQAYWLIRPPVAHPQFLPFNIKIHGITPAMVETARDWSGQLDELREFIGDDVTVAHNASFDMGVIRAACAESVTPTPRLKYLCSVQVSRKTYEIPSHRLPLAAAAAGFGAFAHHDALADAQACAAIITDAARRHEAGDVAQLVRATGLRIQQLKAIPLKL; this comes from the coding sequence GTGTCCGTAGACTTCACCGCGATCGATTTCGAGACCGCGAACAACCATCCTTCTTCGGCGTGCTCCGTTGGCATGGTGCGGATCCGCGATGGCAAAGTCGTAGAACAGGCGTACTGGCTGATCCGACCGCCTGTGGCTCATCCACAGTTCCTGCCGTTCAACATCAAGATTCACGGCATCACTCCGGCGATGGTCGAGACGGCGCGAGACTGGTCCGGGCAGCTCGACGAACTGCGCGAGTTCATCGGGGACGATGTCACGGTCGCGCACAATGCGAGCTTCGATATGGGCGTGATTCGCGCTGCCTGCGCCGAGTCGGTCACGCCGACGCCACGGTTGAAGTACCTGTGCAGCGTGCAGGTCTCGCGGAAGACCTACGAGATCCCGTCGCACCGCCTTCCGCTCGCCGCGGCCGCAGCGGGCTTCGGAGCTTTCGCCCATCATGATGCCCTCGCCGATGCCCAGGCTTGCGCGGCCATCATCACTGACGCCGCGCGACGGCACGAGGCGGGCGATGTGGCACAGCTGGTGCGGGCCACCGGCCTGCGAATCCAGCAGCTGAAGGCGATCCCGCTCAAGCTGTAG
- a CDS encoding DUF1761 domain-containing protein, with product MIPEINYWAVLVATISTMVVGSIWYTPKVFGTIWMKLAKVTPSGNAKDAAGPIIATLIVSFITAWVLAGATWIAFEFTGGSFLAVAVVTGLVLWLGFTAARFVTHDAFEGRPVKLTLLNIVHELVTVLVMSVILGLWPPAIG from the coding sequence ATGATTCCCGAGATTAACTACTGGGCAGTGCTCGTCGCGACCATCTCAACGATGGTGGTCGGGTCAATTTGGTACACACCGAAGGTTTTCGGAACGATCTGGATGAAGCTCGCGAAGGTCACGCCGAGCGGCAACGCGAAAGATGCGGCTGGCCCGATCATTGCCACGCTGATCGTCAGTTTCATCACCGCGTGGGTGCTTGCGGGCGCCACTTGGATCGCTTTCGAGTTCACCGGTGGATCGTTCCTTGCTGTGGCCGTGGTCACCGGTCTCGTGCTCTGGCTGGGGTTCACCGCAGCGCGCTTCGTCACGCATGACGCGTTCGAGGGGAGACCAGTGAAACTGACCCTCCTGAACATCGTGCATGAGCTCGTGACCGTCTTGGTCATGTCGGTGATCCTCGGCCTCTGGCCACCCGCGATCGGCTAG
- the ychF gene encoding redox-regulated ATPase YchF: MALTIGIVGLPNVGKSTLFNALTHNDALAANYPFATIEPNVGVVNLPDPRLDTLAEIFGSERILPAPVSFVDIAGIVRGASEGEGLGNQFLANIREADAIAQVVRGFSDPDVIHVDGGVNPASDMETINTELILADLQTVEKALPRYEKELKSKKIDPAVVSTANAAIEALNAGTLLSLSGIDIEPIRELGLLTAKPFLYVFNVDEGVLQDQAKLAELAELVAPAKAIFLDAKLESELIELDDDDAAELLASIGQEESGLDQLARVGFDTLGLQTYLTAGPKEARAWTIRKGATAPQAAGVIHGDFEKGFIKGEIISFADLVETGSVAEARAKGKARMEGKEYVMQDGDVCEWRFNV, translated from the coding sequence GTGGCCCTAACTATCGGAATCGTGGGACTGCCGAATGTCGGCAAGTCGACCCTGTTCAACGCTCTTACGCACAACGACGCTCTCGCGGCGAACTACCCGTTCGCAACGATCGAACCGAACGTTGGCGTTGTCAACCTGCCAGATCCTCGGCTCGATACACTCGCCGAGATCTTCGGCTCTGAGCGCATTCTGCCCGCGCCGGTGTCATTCGTTGACATTGCGGGTATTGTGCGTGGCGCAAGCGAAGGGGAGGGGTTGGGCAATCAATTCCTCGCGAACATTCGTGAGGCGGACGCCATCGCACAGGTGGTGCGTGGCTTCTCGGATCCCGATGTGATTCACGTTGATGGTGGGGTGAACCCGGCCAGCGACATGGAAACGATCAACACCGAGCTGATCCTCGCGGATCTGCAGACTGTCGAAAAGGCACTGCCGCGCTACGAAAAAGAGTTGAAGTCGAAGAAGATTGACCCGGCAGTCGTCTCTACCGCGAACGCCGCCATCGAGGCGCTGAACGCCGGCACACTCCTCTCCCTGAGCGGCATTGATATCGAGCCGATCCGCGAGCTGGGGCTGCTCACCGCGAAACCGTTCCTCTACGTGTTCAACGTGGACGAGGGGGTGCTGCAGGATCAGGCAAAGCTTGCAGAACTCGCCGAGCTGGTGGCTCCTGCGAAGGCGATCTTCCTCGACGCCAAACTTGAGAGCGAGCTCATCGAACTCGACGACGACGATGCGGCCGAGTTGCTTGCCTCGATCGGCCAGGAGGAGAGTGGGCTGGATCAGCTCGCCCGCGTCGGCTTCGATACGCTCGGCCTGCAGACCTATCTCACGGCTGGGCCGAAAGAAGCTCGCGCCTGGACAATCCGCAAGGGCGCGACCGCACCTCAGGCAGCAGGCGTGATCCACGGTGATTTCGAAAAGGGCTTCATCAAGGGCGAGATCATTTCCTTTGCTGACCTCGTCGAGACCGGATCCGTCGCGGAGGCCCGGGCGAAGGGCAAGGCGCGCATGGAGGGCAAGGAATACGTGATGCAGGACGGCGATGTCTGCGAGTGGCGTTTTAACGTCTAG